The following are encoded in a window of Aromatoleum petrolei genomic DNA:
- a CDS encoding virginiamycin B lyase family protein: protein MSPLRCLAAALALVSQTLPSTAHAADAAKRLMVAATAAEASEVRVERFAVPAGAHPHDIAPAPEPGGPVWYTAQRQGALGVLDPATGKTRHIPLGRGSAPHGVIVGPDGAPWITDSGLNAIVRVDPKSFEVKRYPLPEGGYANLNTAAFDGKGILWFTGQSGIYGRLDPKTGAVQVFDAPRGRGPYGITGTPGGEIYYASLAGSHIARIDTETGKAEVIEPPTPNQGARRVWSDSKGRIWVSEWNSGQLSRFDPKTREWRAWRVPGDGPKPYAVYVDARDHVWVSDFGANAMHRFDPASERFETFPSPESNAAIRQILGRRGEVWVPESGTDHLTVYRTE from the coding sequence ATGTCACCGCTGCGCTGTCTTGCCGCGGCCCTTGCCCTCGTCTCGCAGACCCTGCCCTCGACCGCGCACGCGGCTGACGCCGCGAAGCGGCTGATGGTCGCGGCGACCGCCGCCGAGGCAAGTGAAGTACGTGTCGAGCGCTTTGCGGTCCCGGCGGGCGCCCACCCTCACGACATCGCACCCGCTCCCGAACCGGGCGGGCCGGTGTGGTACACCGCACAACGGCAGGGCGCGCTCGGCGTCCTCGACCCCGCCACCGGAAAGACGCGTCACATCCCGCTGGGCCGCGGCTCCGCACCGCATGGCGTGATCGTCGGCCCGGACGGCGCACCGTGGATCACCGACAGCGGCCTCAACGCCATCGTCCGCGTCGATCCCAAATCCTTCGAGGTCAAGCGCTACCCCCTGCCCGAAGGCGGCTACGCCAACCTCAACACCGCCGCCTTCGACGGCAAGGGCATCCTGTGGTTCACCGGCCAGTCGGGCATCTACGGTCGGCTCGACCCCAAGACCGGCGCGGTGCAGGTGTTCGACGCCCCGCGCGGGCGTGGCCCCTACGGCATCACCGGCACGCCGGGCGGCGAGATCTACTACGCCTCGCTTGCCGGCAGCCACATCGCGCGCATCGACACGGAAACCGGCAAGGCCGAGGTCATCGAGCCGCCGACGCCGAACCAGGGCGCACGGCGCGTGTGGTCGGATAGCAAGGGCCGGATCTGGGTCAGCGAATGGAACTCGGGGCAACTCTCGCGCTTCGACCCGAAGACCCGGGAATGGCGCGCGTGGCGGGTGCCCGGCGACGGCCCCAAGCCCTACGCCGTCTATGTCGACGCACGCGACCACGTGTGGGTCAGCGACTTCGGCGCAAACGCGATGCACCGCTTCGACCCGGCGAGCGAGCGCTTCGAGACCTTCCCCTCACCGGAATCGAACGCCGCGATCCGCCAGATCCTCGGGCGGCGCGGCGAGGTGTGGGTGCCGGAATCCGGCACCGACCACCTCACCGTCTATCGCACGGAATGA
- the paaX gene encoding phenylacetic acid degradation operon negative regulatory protein PaaX — protein sequence MKSRFLEQWISDYLAERRVRANSLIITVYGDFIAPHGGTVWLGSFIRLVEPLGLNERMVRTSVYRLSQDNWLESEQIGRKSYYSLTTSGRRRFEHAYRRIYDTPQDIWNGEWQLVVLPSTLGSPERDMLRKELSWAGYGNVAPGVMGHPSTDTATLMEILQDTGTHDKAVPMQAATIGALSTKPLRDLARDCWNLDEIEATYREFSDRMRPVLRSLRSTRTLDPEQCFLIQTLTMHEFRRALLHDPQLPAQLMPQDWSGTSARALSRAIYQITWRHAQQHLMAVCETPTGPLPAAAPYYYKRFGGLEAEPTEDALAEN from the coding sequence ATGAAGAGCCGTTTCCTGGAACAGTGGATCAGCGACTACCTGGCCGAGCGCCGGGTCCGCGCCAACTCGCTGATCATCACCGTGTACGGCGACTTCATCGCCCCACACGGCGGCACCGTCTGGCTCGGCAGCTTCATCCGGCTGGTAGAGCCGCTCGGCCTGAACGAGCGCATGGTGCGCACCAGCGTGTATCGCCTGTCGCAGGACAACTGGCTGGAATCGGAGCAGATCGGGCGCAAGAGCTACTACAGCCTCACCACCTCGGGCCGCCGGCGCTTCGAGCACGCCTACCGCCGCATCTACGACACGCCGCAGGACATCTGGAATGGCGAATGGCAGCTCGTCGTACTGCCCTCCACCCTGGGTTCGCCGGAGCGCGACATGCTGCGCAAGGAGCTGTCGTGGGCAGGCTACGGCAACGTCGCACCCGGCGTCATGGGGCACCCGTCAACCGACACCGCGACGTTGATGGAGATCCTCCAGGACACCGGGACGCACGACAAGGCCGTGCCGATGCAGGCCGCGACCATCGGCGCCCTTTCGACGAAACCCTTGCGGGACCTGGCGCGCGACTGCTGGAACCTCGACGAGATCGAGGCGACCTACCGGGAATTCTCGGACCGCATGCGCCCCGTGCTGCGCTCGCTACGCAGCACGCGCACGCTGGACCCGGAACAGTGCTTCTTGATCCAGACGCTCACGATGCACGAATTCCGCCGCGCGCTGCTGCACGATCCGCAGCTTCCCGCGCAGCTGATGCCGCAGGACTGGAGCGGCACCTCGGCGCGAGCACTGTCCCGCGCCATCTACCAGATCACCTGGCGGCATGCGCAGCAGCATCTGATGGCTGTGTGCGAAACACCCACCGGCCCTCTGCCTGCCGCCGCACCCTACTACTACAAGCGCTTCGGCGGGCTCGAAGCGGAACCCACGGAAGACGCACTGGCTGAAAACTGA
- a CDS encoding 2-oxoacid:ferredoxin oxidoreductase subunit beta, giving the protein MDACVKQRDYTAKDYKSDVKPIWCPGCGDYSVLAAITRALASMQLAPENVAVVSGIGCSSRIPAYTSVYGFHGVHGRALPVATGLKIARPDLTVLVTGGDGDGFSIGGNHFLHACRRNVDLTYIVMDNQVYGMTKGQASPTTEPDWEGSKLTPDGAGIESFHPLVVALAAGANFIARCSSSDPNNVADIITQAIRHPGFSLVQVLSPCVTFRPEQQEWKHMVRTAVVDVTDDAARAARRLMTDDGFNVGKVLYKGDRPAYQPEPKGAAAVADLEADFAL; this is encoded by the coding sequence ATGGACGCCTGTGTAAAGCAGCGGGACTACACCGCCAAGGACTACAAGTCGGACGTGAAGCCGATCTGGTGCCCCGGCTGCGGCGACTACTCGGTGCTCGCCGCGATCACGCGTGCGCTTGCGTCGATGCAGCTCGCCCCCGAGAACGTCGCGGTGGTCTCCGGCATCGGCTGCTCCTCGCGCATTCCGGCCTACACCAGCGTGTACGGCTTCCATGGCGTGCATGGCCGCGCGCTGCCGGTCGCCACCGGGCTCAAGATCGCGCGCCCCGACCTCACCGTGCTGGTGACGGGCGGCGACGGCGACGGCTTCTCGATCGGCGGCAACCACTTCCTGCACGCCTGCCGCAGGAACGTCGACCTCACCTACATCGTCATGGACAACCAGGTCTACGGCATGACCAAGGGGCAGGCCTCGCCGACTACCGAACCGGACTGGGAAGGCAGCAAGCTCACGCCGGACGGCGCGGGCATCGAATCCTTCCACCCGTTGGTCGTGGCACTCGCGGCTGGGGCGAACTTCATCGCGCGCTGCTCGAGTTCTGACCCCAACAACGTCGCCGACATCATCACGCAGGCGATCCGCCACCCCGGCTTCTCGCTGGTGCAGGTCTTGAGCCCCTGCGTGACCTTCCGCCCGGAGCAGCAGGAGTGGAAGCACATGGTACGCACCGCGGTGGTGGATGTGACCGACGACGCCGCACGCGCTGCCCGGCGGCTCATGACCGATGACGGCTTCAACGTCGGCAAGGTGCTGTACAAGGGCGACCGACCCGCTTATCAGCCCGAGCCGAAGGGTGCGGCAGCGGTCGCCGATCTGGAAGCCGATTTCGCGCTGTGA
- a CDS encoding YfhL family 4Fe-4S dicluster ferredoxin, with product MALKIIDDCITCDVCVPECPNEAIAAGGDIFVIDAGKCTECEGHYDTPQCKEVCPVDAIVPLAA from the coding sequence ATGGCGCTGAAAATCATCGACGACTGCATCACCTGTGACGTGTGCGTTCCGGAATGCCCGAACGAGGCGATTGCGGCAGGGGGCGACATCTTCGTCATCGACGCCGGCAAATGCACGGAGTGCGAAGGGCACTACGACACGCCGCAGTGCAAGGAAGTCTGTCCGGTGGATGCGATCGTGCCGCTGGCTGCCTGA
- the fdhD gene encoding formate dehydrogenase accessory sulfurtransferase FdhD produces MADAHGMYGVDRWSDGAAVRVEDTVAEEMPVALVYNGFSHAVMMATPQDLEDFAIGFSLSEGIAGSAREILDIEVVEHAHGTEVQMQLAGERFAQLRARRRAMTGRTGCGICGVESLDQLACRPISKVGATGMLDAGALQRAQAELQSRQQLFDLTGAVHAAAWCSFDGRVELVREDVGRHNALDKLIGVIAAQRRSFNDGFLFMTSRASYEIVQKSAAVGIAVVAAVSAPTGMAVRVAQAAGLTLIGFARGERHSIYSHPERVH; encoded by the coding sequence ATGGCGGATGCTCACGGGATGTACGGTGTGGATCGGTGGAGCGATGGCGCTGCGGTGCGCGTCGAGGATACGGTCGCGGAGGAAATGCCGGTCGCACTGGTGTACAACGGTTTCTCGCACGCCGTGATGATGGCGACTCCGCAGGATCTCGAAGACTTCGCCATCGGCTTCAGCCTGAGCGAAGGCATCGCCGGCAGTGCGCGCGAGATCCTCGACATCGAGGTCGTCGAGCACGCGCATGGCACCGAGGTGCAGATGCAGCTGGCGGGCGAGCGCTTCGCGCAATTGCGGGCGCGTCGCCGCGCGATGACGGGGCGCACCGGCTGCGGCATCTGCGGCGTCGAGAGCCTTGACCAGCTCGCCTGTCGGCCAATCTCGAAGGTCGGGGCGACGGGGATGCTCGATGCCGGTGCCCTGCAGCGCGCCCAGGCCGAACTCCAGTCGCGCCAGCAGCTGTTCGACCTCACCGGGGCCGTGCATGCCGCCGCGTGGTGCAGTTTCGACGGCCGCGTCGAGCTCGTGCGCGAGGATGTCGGTCGGCACAACGCGCTGGACAAGCTCATCGGCGTCATCGCGGCGCAACGTCGTTCCTTTAACGACGGTTTCCTGTTCATGACCAGCCGCGCGAGTTACGAGATCGTGCAGAAGTCCGCGGCGGTCGGCATTGCCGTGGTCGCGGCCGTGTCGGCGCCCACCGGCATGGCGGTGCGCGTCGCGCAAGCCGCGGGGCTGACCCTGATCGGTTTTGCGCGCGGCGAACGCCACAGCATCTACTCGCATCCCGAGCGAGTCCACTAA
- a CDS encoding MarR family winged helix-turn-helix transcriptional regulator: MQGFFRSYLSVYRPLIQALNRLLHPYELSYSLWQVMLYLHEHEHASLVEISHYHGIEKPGVTRRVQRLEELGYLSCVPGNDRREKSVALTEQGLHVYSECRAKITALEQRVTAGIGVTALEQAVAVFRQLLGNLK, encoded by the coding sequence ATGCAGGGATTTTTCAGATCCTATCTGTCGGTCTACCGACCCCTGATCCAGGCCCTGAATCGCCTGCTCCATCCCTACGAGCTGTCGTATTCCCTGTGGCAAGTGATGCTCTATCTGCACGAGCATGAGCACGCGTCGCTCGTCGAGATTTCCCACTACCACGGCATCGAAAAACCCGGCGTGACGCGCAGGGTGCAACGTCTCGAGGAGCTGGGGTATCTGAGCTGCGTTCCGGGCAATGACCGGCGCGAAAAGTCGGTTGCGCTGACGGAGCAGGGGCTGCACGTCTATTCCGAGTGCCGCGCAAAGATCACCGCGCTGGAGCAGCGCGTCACCGCCGGAATCGGCGTCACTGCACTGGAACAGGCAGTCGCCGTATTCAGGCAGCTACTCGGCAATCTCAAATAA
- a CDS encoding MFS transporter: MKSSPLWTRDFLIVAGVNFLLALVFYMLIVVVGAYAIQAYGSSLSEAGLVAGIFVIGTLSGRLVIGQLIDVIGRKRTLIGGTAAFALTTCLYFLSDSVSALIVVRFLHGAALGVGSTAAGTAVAHIIPPDRKAEGIGHFSLSTTLSSAIGPFLGLWLLQHASFDWIFACSLAVSVIGLLAATRLQVPELDAAHRAMRGFEFSFGRVLERRAVPVAVVAFMAGLCYASVLAFINVYAVELDLVTAASFFFIVYSAVVLMSRPWTGRLMDRKGSNVVVFPCCILLALGLALLANVQSAVMLLAAAALIGLGFGNLQSVFYAVAVKVVTPQRMGLATSTFFIFLDASLGFGPYLLGLAISQVGYRNLYWAMAALAVLCMGAFYLLHGRHVARLRAADGH; encoded by the coding sequence ATGAAATCGTCACCGCTGTGGACCCGCGACTTCCTGATCGTCGCGGGCGTGAACTTCCTTCTCGCCCTGGTGTTTTACATGCTGATCGTGGTGGTCGGCGCGTATGCGATCCAGGCCTATGGATCGTCGTTGAGCGAGGCGGGTCTCGTCGCCGGCATCTTCGTCATCGGTACCTTGTCCGGACGGCTGGTCATCGGACAGCTGATCGACGTCATCGGCCGGAAAAGGACGCTGATCGGCGGCACGGCTGCATTTGCACTGACTACCTGCCTGTATTTCCTGAGCGATTCCGTTTCGGCACTGATCGTCGTGCGCTTCCTGCATGGGGCGGCATTGGGCGTGGGCAGTACCGCAGCGGGTACTGCGGTGGCGCATATCATCCCGCCGGACCGCAAGGCCGAAGGCATTGGCCATTTCAGCCTTAGCACCACGCTCTCCTCGGCGATCGGCCCCTTTCTAGGCCTGTGGCTGCTGCAGCATGCGAGCTTCGACTGGATCTTCGCGTGCAGCCTGGCGGTGTCGGTGATCGGCCTGCTGGCGGCGACCCGGCTGCAGGTCCCCGAGCTCGACGCGGCGCACCGCGCGATGCGCGGTTTCGAGTTCTCGTTCGGCCGCGTGCTCGAGCGGCGCGCCGTTCCGGTTGCCGTGGTCGCCTTCATGGCAGGACTGTGCTACGCGAGTGTGCTGGCTTTCATCAACGTCTACGCGGTCGAACTCGATCTGGTGACGGCGGCGAGTTTCTTCTTCATCGTGTATTCGGCGGTGGTGCTGATGTCCCGTCCCTGGACCGGACGCTTGATGGATCGGAAAGGTTCGAACGTGGTGGTATTTCCCTGCTGCATCCTCCTCGCGCTCGGTCTGGCCCTGCTCGCGAACGTGCAGAGCGCCGTCATGCTGCTGGCCGCTGCTGCATTGATCGGGCTGGGATTCGGCAACCTGCAATCGGTCTTCTACGCGGTCGCGGTCAAGGTGGTCACACCCCAGCGCATGGGCCTGGCGACTTCGACGTTCTTCATTTTTCTCGATGCGAGCCTGGGCTTTGGCCCCTATCTCCTGGGGCTCGCCATCTCCCAGGTCGGGTACCGCAACCTGTATTGGGCGATGGCGGCGCTCGCCGTGCTGTGCATGGGCGCGTTTTATCTGCTGCATGGCAGGCATGTGGCACGTCTGCGTGCTGCTGACGGCCATTGA
- a CDS encoding MarR family winged helix-turn-helix transcriptional regulator, translating into MTQKKSTDKKGLDFGMLPSLAGYQLRLAQIAIFRDFAEGLGEFDVTPGLFGILVIIEANAGLKQTELARAAHLDRSTVVSVIDNLERRNLVERRPAENDRRSNSLVLTTDGIALLKKLKRRVQDHEKRLVEHLSEDERTTLVSLLQKIFPEHR; encoded by the coding sequence ATGACACAAAAAAAATCGACGGACAAGAAAGGTCTCGACTTCGGTATGCTCCCCAGCCTGGCCGGCTACCAGCTGCGTCTGGCGCAGATCGCGATCTTCCGTGACTTCGCCGAAGGGCTCGGCGAATTCGACGTCACCCCCGGTCTGTTCGGCATCCTCGTGATCATCGAGGCCAACGCGGGGCTCAAGCAGACCGAACTCGCCCGCGCCGCCCACCTCGACCGCTCCACCGTCGTCTCCGTCATCGACAACCTCGAACGCCGCAACCTGGTCGAGCGCCGTCCGGCCGAGAACGACCGCCGCTCCAATTCGCTGGTGCTCACGACCGACGGCATCGCCCTGCTGAAGAAGCTCAAGCGCCGCGTGCAGGACCATGAAAAGCGACTCGTCGAGCACCTCAGCGAGGACGAGCGTACGACGCTGGTAAGCCTGCTGCAGAAAATCTTCCCGGAACACCGGTGA
- a CDS encoding 2-oxoacid:acceptor oxidoreductase subunit alpha, giving the protein MSGQTVSLVMAGSGGAGVVTAGSLLLEAAARAGWYAYMTRSAGPQIRGGEAAVMLRLGTEPIASHDDRFHLLVGVDWQNVGRFAAEIPLGPDSLIIGDPGEGETPEVFTRSGAQQIALPMKALAKKVPDGRPNMVAFGAIAAMIGLTEDIVAGVLRDTLKRKGEEAIAASLAAFRAGVEAAADFPDVPRLPAGKPDTAERWSITGNEATGMGALRGGVRFVAAYPITPATEVLEWLAPALPKVGGVLVQAEDELASINQIIGGSYGGVPSLTATSGPGLALMTESLGLAVAAEVPIVVIDVMRVGPSTGIATKSEQADLNVAVYGLHGDAPHLVLAPNSVADCLFTTQWAVHLAESLQTPAIVLTDQAMGQARAVMPRSAAVSFIGQREKPAALEAGVQYKRYANTASGVSPMAIPGMAGGMYTADGLEHNETGTPSSQASDHQAQLDKRLRKLTGYNYGEHWADITGDEDADTAILTWGSSAGPAREALQRLRAAGHRVKLVAVRLISPVQPEKFAAALEGVERVLVVEQSHSGQFHRYLRAQYDLPRQVRALHHPGPLPVRPGAIVEHITQWS; this is encoded by the coding sequence ATGAGCGGGCAGACGGTTTCCCTGGTGATGGCGGGTAGCGGCGGGGCGGGGGTGGTGACCGCCGGCAGCCTGCTGCTGGAAGCGGCGGCGCGAGCCGGTTGGTACGCGTACATGACGCGCTCCGCGGGCCCGCAGATCCGCGGCGGCGAAGCGGCGGTGATGCTGCGTCTGGGTACGGAGCCCATTGCCTCGCACGACGACCGCTTCCATTTGCTGGTGGGCGTCGACTGGCAGAACGTCGGCCGCTTCGCCGCCGAGATCCCGCTCGGGCCTGACAGCCTCATTATCGGCGACCCCGGCGAAGGCGAAACTCCCGAAGTCTTCACCCGCAGCGGCGCGCAGCAGATCGCGCTGCCGATGAAGGCGCTCGCCAAGAAGGTCCCCGACGGCCGCCCCAACATGGTCGCCTTCGGCGCCATCGCCGCGATGATTGGCCTCACCGAAGACATCGTTGCGGGCGTGCTGCGCGACACCTTGAAGCGCAAGGGTGAGGAAGCCATCGCCGCGAGCCTCGCCGCCTTCCGCGCCGGCGTCGAAGCGGCTGCCGACTTCCCCGACGTGCCGCGCCTGCCCGCGGGCAAGCCGGACACCGCCGAACGCTGGAGCATCACCGGCAACGAAGCCACCGGCATGGGCGCGCTGCGCGGCGGCGTGCGCTTCGTCGCCGCCTACCCGATCACCCCGGCGACCGAAGTGCTCGAATGGCTCGCCCCGGCGCTGCCGAAAGTCGGCGGCGTGCTCGTGCAGGCCGAGGACGAACTCGCCTCGATCAACCAGATCATCGGCGGTTCCTATGGCGGCGTGCCGTCCCTCACTGCCACCTCCGGGCCAGGACTGGCGCTGATGACCGAATCGCTCGGCCTCGCAGTCGCCGCCGAAGTGCCCATCGTCGTCATCGACGTCATGCGCGTCGGCCCCTCGACCGGCATCGCCACGAAATCCGAACAGGCGGACCTCAACGTTGCAGTGTATGGCTTGCACGGCGACGCGCCGCACCTCGTGCTGGCGCCGAACTCGGTCGCGGACTGCCTCTTTACGACGCAGTGGGCCGTGCATCTCGCCGAAAGCCTGCAGACCCCCGCGATCGTCCTCACCGACCAGGCGATGGGGCAGGCGAGGGCGGTGATGCCGCGCTCGGCCGCCGTGAGCTTCATCGGCCAGCGTGAAAAACCCGCGGCGCTCGAAGCGGGTGTGCAGTACAAGCGCTATGCCAACACCGCGTCCGGCGTCTCGCCGATGGCGATCCCGGGCATGGCGGGCGGCATGTACACCGCCGACGGCCTCGAACACAACGAGACCGGCACCCCCTCGTCGCAAGCCTCTGACCACCAGGCGCAGCTGGATAAGCGCCTGAGGAAACTCACCGGCTACAACTATGGCGAGCATTGGGCCGACATCACCGGTGACGAGGACGCCGACACCGCGATTCTCACCTGGGGCTCGAGCGCCGGCCCCGCGCGCGAAGCGCTCCAGCGCCTGCGTGCCGCCGGCCACCGCGTCAAGCTCGTCGCCGTGCGCCTCATCTCGCCGGTGCAGCCCGAGAAATTCGCCGCCGCGCTCGAAGGCGTCGAACGCGTGCTTGTCGTCGAGCAATCGCACAGCGGCCAGTTCCACCGCTACCTGCGCGCGCAGTACGACCTGCCGCGCCAGGTCAGGGCGCTTCATCACCCCGGACCGCTGCCGGTTCGCCCCGGCGCCATCGTCGAACACATCACCCAGTGGAGCTGA
- a CDS encoding VF530 family DNA-binding protein, with product MSGAQPGNPLHGVTLEAILTRLVEHYGWESLGERIAIRCFTHDPSIPSSLKFLRRTPWAREKVESLYLYMLRTQARNSE from the coding sequence GTGAGCGGCGCGCAACCCGGAAACCCGCTTCACGGCGTCACGCTCGAAGCAATACTGACCCGCCTCGTCGAGCACTATGGCTGGGAGTCGCTGGGCGAGCGCATCGCCATCCGCTGCTTCACGCACGACCCCAGCATCCCCTCCAGCCTGAAGTTCCTGCGGCGCACGCCCTGGGCGCGCGAGAAGGTGGAGTCGCTATATCTGTACATGCTGCGCACGCAGGCAAGGAATTCGGAATGA
- a CDS encoding OsmC family protein: protein MSTHTAAIEWFRAPHAADPKTYSRKHVSNLAGGQTVNMSSSPTFLGDPDCADPEQMVISALASCHMLFFLAIADLKGFPVARYTDTPIGELGKTEKGQALTRITLSPRVTFVDKTPDSATFAAIHDSAHKRCFIANSLTAEIILDLG from the coding sequence ATGTCCACACATACCGCAGCGATCGAATGGTTCCGCGCTCCGCACGCGGCCGACCCCAAGACCTATTCGCGCAAGCACGTCAGCAACCTGGCTGGCGGTCAGACGGTCAACATGTCCTCGTCGCCCACCTTCCTCGGCGACCCCGACTGTGCCGACCCCGAACAGATGGTGATCAGCGCACTGGCGAGCTGCCACATGCTGTTCTTCCTCGCGATTGCCGACCTGAAGGGATTCCCGGTGGCCCGCTACACCGACACCCCCATCGGCGAGCTGGGCAAGACCGAGAAGGGCCAGGCTCTCACGCGCATCACGCTGTCGCCGCGCGTCACCTTCGTCGACAAGACGCCCGACAGCGCCACCTTCGCTGCGATTCACGACAGCGCCCACAAGCGCTGCTTCATTGCCAACTCGCTCACCGCCGAGATCATTCTCGACCTCGGCTGA